gtgagagaggggcAGACTCTGATTGAGAGTCTTAATTCCATCTCTGCTAACGCTTTGCTCCATGTGAGTCGCTAATCCGACCGGCCTGTTTAAAAGGTGCTGCATCACTTCAGGGGGCTTCAGAGCACATCTTACTTCCACACTTTCCATCCCTCCGGCCGGCCTTTCTCGCCCCTTTGCACTTCGGCTGCACTTCAAGTCTCCCCTCACAGTATTTTATTCTGAGAAGAGGCACGGACTGTTTATTCTGGTGTAAAGGTCTCGAGGGAAAGAAGAACATCACCAACTTCAGCCATGAATGGCACAGAAGGACCCAACTTTTTTGTCCCCATGTCCAACAAGAGCGGGTTAGTTCGCAGCCCGTTTGAGCACCCTCAGTACTACCTGGCTGAGCCCTGGAAGTACTCTCTTGTGGCTGCGTACATGCTGTTCCTCATCATCACCGCCTTCCCCATCAACTTCCTCACCCTCTCTATCACCGTCAAAAACAAAAGGCTGAGGACCCCTCTGAACTATGTGCTGCTCAACCTGGCGGTGGCCGACCTCTTCATGGTCGTTGGCGGCTTCACGGTCACTCTCTACACATCCCTGCACGGATACTTCATCTTAGGGGTCACCGGCTGCAACATTGAGGGATTCTTTACCACCTTAGGAGGTAAGAGATGGGGATGAGCAattgcttataaatgtattttatatgtttagatttttgtgtcacttttaataatcaaaaatatataaaaacagacatttttgaGAATATTTGTTTAGTGTGAAATCTATCATTCTTTAAAATCAAGGTGTGCTgtattttaatatacatttgctttattttaatgtctCAGGAGAGATTGCTCTCTGGTCTCTGGTGGTTTTGGCTATTGAGCGCTACATTGTGGTCTGTAAACCAATGACCAACTTCCTCTTTGTGGAGAAACACGCCATCGCTGGGCTGGCATTCACGTGGATCATGGCCATGACTTGTGCTACTCCGCCTCTGCTCGGATGGTCCcggtactgtgtgtgtttcagtgtctaGACTTTGCTTCAAAACCGTACAAATAGTGTTCTCATCTGCACACTAAAGCACATCAGAGATTACCTTTTATTGACTTCCAGCACACTTACTCAAAGACATCTAGTATCAAATACTGTGTGTGATGGTGTTGATAGAAATTCTTCAAATATTATGATGTGTGTGGCATGCAGGTACATCCCAGAGGGAATGCAGTGTTCCTGTGGGATCGACTACTACACTCCCAAGCCTGAGATCAACAACACCTCATTCGTCATCTATATGTTTGTCCTCCATTTCAGTATCCCCCTCTTCATCATTTTCTTCTGCTACGGTCGCCTGCTCTGCACCGTGCGAGCGGTAAGCCGgacaaaatattattaataaggATGTGATGCCTTGTTTATCCTTGTTTtttaggtgtttttttttacctttctgCCCTCCACAGGGAGGTTAGCAGCATCACAGAGCGGAGTCCCTGGAGATGTGAGGGATTTAGtggctcaaggacacttcaggaGGGCAGATCATTGCCAACATGGCAGCTTATACCCAGGTCTTCCAGCTGAAGGGCAGTCGGCATGCTCAGTGTCGCCCCGACGCACTCATTAATAATAGCATAACAACATTGATCATTTATGAGCAGTcataaatagtttaaaaataattctgacattttttattaaagcagctgtaagttatttatttattttttattaacaaataaatgacaatGAAACGACGTTAAAGGGATCAATCGTAGTGCTAACCGTACAAAGACCTGAAGCTGTAGCTCCCCTCAGCTttacagatatatatttataggcCGTCCTCACTATACTTTACAGTTTTGGTTCACCAGTCTTTCTATTCTTAAAGGCTCAATCTGCAAATAAATTgcagatatttatatatttgcatatataaTTGAGACTTAACCCACAAAACTATCATTTGTAAATGAATTACTCGCCACGTttccttgaattcttgaagaaaagtTACTTTTTCTTGCATACCTCGACAGTGAACTGAGAAAATATCTTTATGAATTGAAGTAAAGGAGGGGCCGCACTTCACaacaaaactatatcaaaacatccgttacCAAACATCTATCTATACCAAGTCTTGTATATTCAGTTGTATGCTACTATCCAAACGCATGCATTTctttgctaaaaaaaacacatttttaaaacacttccgcACAACCAGTGTCAGCTTTTCCAGGTGCGCTGCTCGTCCGGGAAGTACTAATTGATAAAGACTTTCTCTTCGTTGACCGTGGAGGCTCGCAGGAGATCGCAGATCCTACCTTCAGACGGGTATTAACCTGCATCTGTCTGTTCTCAGGCTGCGGCCCAGCAGCAGGAGTCTGAGTCCACCCAGAGAGCGGAGAAAGAGGTGACGCGTATGGTTATAGTCATGGTGATCTCCTTCCTGGTGTGCTGGGTGCCCTATGCCTCCGTGGCTTTGTACATCTTTGGCCATCAGGGAGCCGAGTTCGGACCAGTGTTCATGACCGCTCCGGCCTTCTTCGCCAAGAGTTCTGCTCTGTACAACCCAGTCATCTACATTCTGCTGAACAGACAGGTATGTGAAGCAAATATCCTGGTTTGGTTATTTTTGAGCGCTCTAGTGAAATGTACATGTTCTCAAGTACAGAACTTAATTacaatttgaggtacttgtactttccaCTCCTTGGGGTTAGGGAAACAGTTAACTAAATGACCAGACTGTTTAAAAAGTAGTTCTGATTATATCATTTAGAGGAGCAATTTTTCTATCTAGCGTCTGCTTTTAGTTTTGATACTGAAAggcaaaatgtaatttctctTGTATagtttaatatcaataaaggcgaatgttatattttactttagtgGGATTTGGAATCCTACTTAATGTATTTGGTGCTTTTTACTTTATAGgatttgaatacttcttccaccactgagtaAAGGTGTGATTCTGACATTCTTCTCTTTGGCCTCCAGTTCAGAAACTACATGATCACCACGGTGTGCTGTGGAAAAAACCCCTTTGTAGACTTTGAGGGCTCCGAGGCTGCCACCTCCAAAACTCAGACTTCAGTTATATCCAGCCAGGTGGCCCCTGCTTGACcggtccccccccccttcaatgTCCCATCTGTCACTGCACACCTAGAGACCCACCACCGCCAGCAGCACTACGTTTTATTGGCCAATCCTCTTGACTTACCTCTCCATGTGTCTTCTCTGCCCCGGCACAACCGCACTTTTGGTGGGACTAACATACTCAGCATGTGTTTTCAATCCATTTAATCATGGAAAGTGTTCAGCTGGCTTCACAGTGTTTAACCCGGCATCAAGGGGGTGTTGTGATGATCCAGCTGAACACTTTCCAAGCTCCCCACTACCCAAAAACACATAATACCACCGCATGAGTTCATCCACATCAACTCTTCAAGTAattgttgcatatatatatatatatatatccccaaAATGCGCGTTTAACAATCCATTTTATGATTACTTAAGTGAAATTAGTCATGAATTTGTTGAGTTTTTAAGGTATCAGATGGGGGCTGTCGTCTGGTCTCCCCTCTTGTCTTTATGGTGATGACGCTGGGGTTGTTAGTTTGTGCTTGGCATTGAGACATGAGTGTACACAGATGGACCTGAAAAGAGCCTCTGCAGCGAGAGGGtggatgcatgcatgcatgcatctctgtgtgtgtgtgtgtgtgtggtggatgTCAGAAtgcaatgtatttattaaagagAGATGGggatattattttgtttattatgttttcttgtGGAAGTTGTTCTATGtcctgtaataaaaacaaagctaaatGTCTGCACAACCTTTACATAACTCACATTTTCACGAGAACGTTTACAAGGCTCTCTGAGAAGTTCCAGATGCTAGTTTGTGTGCATTTGGGTGGCAGGCCAGATCTTAATGGTTTTcaaatgttgttaaaatgtgCTATGCTGTAATGAATGTATAAATGAAGCACTTTGAGACTTAGTACAATACACATTGTCATCCTTAGACGCATTAAAATCCTAAATACTGTCATTTATTTCACAAACTCTGACAAGTCATTTGGCATCACAAATACAGTCTCTCCTTATATTGagctcactttttttttctcataaatGTGAATTTCCCTCTTTTAAATTGCTCAGAATCCAACATGAAGTTCATTTGTTTACACGCACACTGATCAACACTTCTATACTGATGCAGCTCTTCCCAGTGAACTACACATCTGAGTCACTTATATTCCTCTTTCCACTCAACCCATCATCAACCTGCAAAGCACATTGGGACGTATTGTTCAAAGCACCACTGGGAGCGTGTCACCCATCTTCACCAAGTACACCTGAGAACATTGAGGAGTTTATCAAGGTCCTTCTTACTCATCCTGATAAACAGGCCACTTGAAATCATAACACATCTATAAATATTGCTATGGACATtataatacagtacagtgcatCATTGGCTCGTTCCCTTAAGAAAAGGGTTCAGTGCGTTAAGATCGCCACCAGGGCTTACTGTAGGTCCCGGTAACTGTAAAGACTCATCTCCAAGACCTTCCCTCTAAAGCATAGCTGAGCCAGACTGGAATTATGTCCGTGTCATGGAGAAACATTTGGGAAAATTGCTCAGCATTCCTAGATCAGAGGAGGAACACTTCGCAAATACATGGCGCTTGAGAGGCAGGTTTATGTCCTTTGCCACTTTCCACGCTTCTTATAGTCTATGGGAATAATAATGACACTTATGAAGGCTAACTCCTTAGTGGCAGACATTCCCAAGTAACTATGTGGGTAGGAGAAAGGCAGCTGTCAGCAGGAGAAAGAGATGGCTAGTAGACAAGACACTGGCAGGTTCAGGCTTCGCTGCAGCACTCGTAGATGTTGTCCTCCACAAGGGCAATGACCTGCTCGAACTTGTGGTGCAGCTGAGTGCGACGTGCGGTGGGGTTAGACTCCAGAGCGCTCACCACCTGACCGAGGgagatagaaaagaaaaacgcAACATAGACTTTCAGTGGCTGTCAAGCATTCATGCATCCATCTATCTAGGGGGGAGGAAATCAGCCTCCTGCCTGGACATAGAAAGTTGAGCGAGAGAGAAGGGAAAGCAGCAGAACAACACGTGAAGTGCTTCAGCCTCTTCTGCAGCCTTCACGCATGCCTCCACACCACAAAAGCCTTTACTTTTCACATATTTACAAAACCCACATCTGCTCTGTTTTTCATGCCCAATAGTTGTCACGGTGTCAGTGGGATTTATGGGCTCTTAGCAGCAGTGTGCTACGAGGCAGAGCAAACTGAGCTGGGGCGAGAGAATAGGCAATCAGGGGCCCATTCACAGAGCTCTGTGAATCAGAGTGTAAGCCCCTGGCCCACGTCAGTACACTAGCATGACAGAGGAAAGCAGCTAAATGGTATTATCATGAGGGTGCTCCATTAAGGCACAGTAAGCACTGACTAAAAGCCTCGCTTGAGAATAGTCACAGCAGTAAGGAAACATTGGAGAGGACAACAGGGGCTTGAAGAGGGTTAGTTCAAAGAGAAACATTAGAAATGAAGCAGCAACCTAACCGTGTCATTAGGCAGATGGGGGATGGATAAAGAGAGGGTAAACAGCTTTATTTGCTTAAAGTGAAAGGTATATGTGGGCTTGGTCACATTAGAGACCGGTTGTAAAGCTGTTTACAGTGTACTACATCTTTCAACATGCACATGATCCTTCACGCTCTGATACCCGTCTGTTGAAACTTAAAACAGCAAAAGGGGTCGAGGTGTTGTGGCTGCAGAAAAGGGCCAGTTTAAACACGAGTAACATATCTAATCTGAGATCAGAAAGACAAAGACGTAACGTAAGACTCTGTTCTCTTACCTGGTTTCTGTATTTCTTGGCATATTTGTAGATTTCTGTCAAGGCCAGGTTGGTGTTGAACTCATTTCGGTATTTCTAAAAGATGGACAACAGACTTGTATTAGATTCCAAAATAAATCTTGTATGTAATTGCAGGCTTCTGCAGAGCCAGatcactcatacacacacttctgaaCACTCACCCGTGACTCCTCAGCCAGGTGAGCATTCATCTCCTGCTCGCTAAGAGGTGCCATTTCCTGTATCTGCTTGTAGTAGCACTGCACTCTCTTCTTATACTCGGGGATCTCCTTGGCATACAGCAGTTTGTTGGTAGGGGAgtcctttaaaagaaaacattgcaaTCAGGACAGTTTTAAACAATTGTTACagcaatatatattttagtttggcATTGTGGCTCGGCTCGGGAGCAAATACCCACATTTgatgaacatgttcaaaatccATGTACAACTGAATGCTAAAAGCGATAGAGCAATGCTCGTCTGAGAGTTAGTTAATAATTTAAAACCTCAATCTTGAATGAAGAGCTTTGCACGTTATTGTGCAGTCAGGTGCTTCTGTCCTGATAAGAAGCTGGTCAGTAAGATGATATTCGTTGATGACCCGATCTAAACTAGCCTAGAGTGAGACAATGGAGGGAGGGAACAGTTTCCTTTCCATACAACaggagactcaaaacaacccaGAGCCAGAGAAGGAACATTCCAGTCTAAACAATACTCCTTCATGCCTCTGCCACTTTCTCCACAGTCACTTCAGGCACTGGTGCTTATTCAAGCACAAAGCAAAAGTAGCGG
This window of the Cottoperca gobio chromosome 7, fCotGob3.1, whole genome shotgun sequence genome carries:
- the exorh gene encoding extra-ocular rhodopsin; amino-acid sequence: MNGTEGPNFFVPMSNKSGLVRSPFEHPQYYLAEPWKYSLVAAYMLFLIITAFPINFLTLSITVKNKRLRTPLNYVLLNLAVADLFMVVGGFTVTLYTSLHGYFILGVTGCNIEGFFTTLGGEIALWSLVVLAIERYIVVCKPMTNFLFVEKHAIAGLAFTWIMAMTCATPPLLGWSRYIPEGMQCSCGIDYYTPKPEINNTSFVIYMFVLHFSIPLFIIFFCYGRLLCTVRAAAAQQQESESTQRAEKEVTRMVIVMVISFLVCWVPYASVALYIFGHQGAEFGPVFMTAPAFFAKSSALYNPVIYILLNRQFRNYMITTVCCGKNPFVDFEGSEAATSKTQTSVISSQVAPA